The following coding sequences lie in one Alloacidobacterium dinghuense genomic window:
- the asnS gene encoding asparagine--tRNA ligase yields MSEETVVTATEAPVTTIARIGEHEGKSVMLKGWLYNLRESGKLLFPIFRDGSGTIQGIVPKAAVPAEVFDKIKGLTQESSVIVTGKVRADKRAPGGYELDVENVEVVQRVPEDDPFPISLKEHGTDFLMEHRHLWIRTPRQSAILRIRAEIIKAARDFLDDNGFVLTDPPILTPAACEGTSTLFPVEYFGDEAYLTQSGQLYIESTALALGKVYSFGPTFRAEKSKTRRHLTEFWMVEPEWAYAGLDDLMGLAEQFISFIVDRALTRRAADLKVIGRDTTKLEAIKAPFPRVSYDEAVQMLNDAHAKGLLEQPFEYGNDFGSPDETYISSQFDSPVMVHRYPAAVKAFYMEPDPQNSKYALCVDVLAPEGYGEIIGGSQRIASYDLLKKRIEEHNLPLDAFKWYLDLRQYGSVPHSGFGMGIERAVAWICGLEHVRETIPFARTLNRIYP; encoded by the coding sequence ATGTCTGAAGAAACTGTAGTTACCGCAACCGAAGCACCCGTCACCACGATTGCCAGGATTGGCGAGCATGAAGGGAAATCCGTCATGCTCAAGGGCTGGCTCTATAACCTGCGCGAGAGCGGCAAGCTGCTCTTTCCTATTTTTCGCGATGGCTCGGGGACGATTCAGGGCATTGTGCCGAAGGCTGCTGTTCCGGCTGAGGTTTTTGACAAGATCAAGGGATTGACGCAGGAGTCGAGCGTCATTGTTACGGGCAAGGTTCGCGCGGATAAACGTGCTCCAGGCGGCTATGAACTGGATGTCGAGAATGTCGAAGTCGTGCAGCGGGTGCCGGAAGATGATCCCTTTCCCATCTCGCTCAAGGAGCATGGCACCGACTTCCTGATGGAGCACCGGCATCTGTGGATTCGCACGCCGCGCCAGTCGGCGATTCTGCGCATTCGTGCGGAGATCATCAAGGCGGCGCGGGATTTTCTGGATGACAACGGCTTTGTGCTGACCGATCCGCCGATTCTGACGCCGGCGGCATGCGAGGGCACGAGCACTTTGTTCCCGGTTGAGTATTTTGGCGACGAGGCTTATCTGACGCAGAGCGGCCAGCTCTACATCGAAAGCACGGCGCTGGCTCTGGGCAAGGTTTACAGCTTTGGACCGACATTCCGAGCTGAAAAGTCGAAGACGCGGCGGCATCTGACCGAGTTCTGGATGGTGGAACCGGAGTGGGCGTATGCCGGACTTGACGATCTGATGGGGCTGGCTGAACAGTTCATTAGCTTTATCGTCGATCGCGCGCTGACACGGCGTGCTGCTGATCTGAAGGTGATAGGGCGCGACACGACGAAGCTGGAGGCGATCAAGGCGCCGTTTCCGCGCGTCAGTTACGACGAAGCCGTGCAGATGCTGAATGACGCGCATGCCAAGGGTTTACTGGAGCAGCCCTTTGAGTATGGCAATGACTTTGGCTCTCCCGATGAGACGTACATATCGTCGCAGTTTGACAGTCCAGTGATGGTGCATCGCTACCCGGCGGCGGTGAAGGCCTTCTACATGGAGCCTGATCCGCAGAATTCGAAGTATGCGCTCTGCGTGGATGTGCTGGCGCCGGAGGGTTATGGCGAGATCATCGGCGGATCGCAGCGTATCGCTTCTTATGATCTGCTGAAAAAGCGGATTGAAGAGCACAACTTGCCACTTGATGCGTTCAAGTGGTATCTCGATCTACGGCAGTATGGCTCGGTTCCGCATTCGGGGTTTGGGATGGGGATTGAGCGCGCGGTGGCGTGGATCTGCGGACTGGAGCATGTGCGGGAGACGATTCCGTTTGCAAGGACATTGAACCGCATTTATCCGTGA
- a CDS encoding sugar phosphate isomerase/epimerase family protein, which yields MLKVISTHVFLRSRLHPGLLEVFSKAGAQGVELFAARQHFDYTSRAHIREVGEWFRANPVEAFSMHAPMFPDLEMGRGGAPAVNVIHPEKSRRIDAMDEIKRALEVAEQIPFRYLIVHLGEREDGWSPRSLENALTALEHLRAFANPLGVKLLVENIQNEVTQPRNLLEIIQVGHFRDIGVCLDVGHAHLGDGVAATIAELRPLIRSSHLHDNNGGRDEHLWPGDGTIAWEEAIGELKSAPQTPAGVLEIHYALEETPESVAAKAQAAFEKFGL from the coding sequence ATGTTGAAGGTCATTTCTACCCATGTATTTTTGCGCAGCCGTCTGCATCCCGGTCTTCTTGAGGTTTTCTCCAAGGCCGGAGCGCAGGGCGTTGAACTCTTTGCTGCGCGGCAGCACTTTGATTACACCAGCCGTGCGCATATCCGCGAGGTTGGCGAGTGGTTTCGGGCCAATCCGGTAGAAGCTTTTTCGATGCATGCGCCGATGTTTCCTGATCTCGAAATGGGTCGCGGCGGGGCGCCTGCGGTGAATGTGATTCATCCGGAGAAGTCGCGCCGTATTGACGCGATGGATGAGATCAAGCGCGCGCTGGAGGTGGCGGAACAGATTCCTTTCCGTTACCTGATCGTTCACCTGGGCGAGCGCGAGGATGGCTGGAGTCCACGCTCGCTGGAGAATGCGCTGACGGCTCTGGAGCACTTGCGGGCGTTTGCCAATCCGCTGGGCGTGAAGCTGCTGGTGGAAAACATTCAGAACGAGGTTACGCAGCCTCGGAATTTGTTGGAGATTATTCAGGTTGGGCATTTCAGGGATATTGGCGTGTGTCTGGATGTGGGACATGCTCATCTTGGAGACGGAGTGGCGGCGACGATTGCGGAATTGCGTCCGCTGATTCGCAGCTCTCACCTGCACGACAACAACGGCGGACGCGATGAACATCTCTGGCCGGGCGATGGAACGATTGCGTGGGAGGAGGCGATTGGGGAGTTGAAGTCTGCGCCACAGACTCCGGCTGGTGTGCTGGAAATTCACTATGCGCTCGAAGAGACACCGGAAAGTGTGGCGGCGAAGGCGCAGGCTGCTTTTGAGAAGTTCGGATTGTAG
- a CDS encoding DUF4160 domain-containing protein produces MPTVLRFGGLRVVIYPNDHRPAHVHVIGHSHEAVFTLGCPAGPVTLRENYGFAKHDLAGIQAMLIHNLTVLCAAWKEIHGIA; encoded by the coding sequence ATGCCAACCGTTCTGAGGTTTGGCGGACTGAGAGTCGTTATTTATCCGAATGATCATCGTCCGGCACACGTGCATGTCATCGGGCACAGTCACGAAGCAGTTTTCACGCTGGGTTGTCCTGCCGGTCCTGTTACGCTTCGAGAGAATTACGGCTTTGCGAAGCATGATTTGGCGGGTATTCAAGCCATGCTTATTCACAACCTGACTGTTTTGTGTGCGGCTTGGAAGGAGATACATGGAATCGCGTGA
- a CDS encoding DUF2442 domain-containing protein, producing MESRDQFESANQRARKIQASLPRALSAHYDRRIGRIFVHLNSKLDIAFSPHDAEGLENATPAQLDTIEVTPSGFGIHFPKLDADLYLPALLEGFFGSKKWMASRLGSIGGKSRSSAKVTAAKKNGSLGGRPKTKKTVA from the coding sequence ATGGAATCGCGTGATCAATTTGAATCGGCGAATCAAAGAGCACGAAAGATTCAAGCATCGCTCCCAAGAGCGTTAAGCGCCCACTATGATCGCCGCATTGGGCGAATCTTTGTTCATCTCAATTCGAAACTCGACATTGCCTTTTCGCCGCATGATGCGGAGGGTCTGGAGAATGCCACCCCCGCGCAGCTCGATACAATCGAAGTCACACCTTCCGGCTTCGGTATTCATTTTCCAAAATTAGACGCCGACCTATATCTCCCCGCCCTGCTGGAAGGATTCTTCGGGTCCAAAAAGTGGATGGCGAGTCGACTCGGGTCCATCGGAGGGAAATCGAGAAGCTCAGCGAAGGTGACGGCGGCAAAGAAGAATGGAAGCCTTGGGGGAAGGCCAAAAACGAAGAAGACAGTAGCCTAA
- the ggt gene encoding gamma-glutamyltransferase, producing the protein MTHRLLCFSAALSLSACFNLTAQQVVNPSLAIQNETPARTKHAMVVSIHYLATDAGVEVLKEGGNAVDAAVATGFALAVVHPAAGNIGGGGFMLIHFHAGPHAGKSTFIDYREKAPQAASANMYLDDKGNIIPNASLVGFKASGVPGSVAGMAYAEKRYGKLTLAKVMAPAIRLAAAGFVLSEEEAKELRDSDLARFPETKHIFQRDGSYYQPGDTFKQPELAETLRRIAKDPDDFYHGKIAKQLAADVQKGDGLITEKDLASYEVKEREPLLGTYKDYTIVAAPPPSSGGVVLIEALNILEGYNLGRLGDRTLPEIHLITEAYRRAYMDRTDYLGDPDYVKIPVEQLTDKKYAAAWRASIQQEQATASASLKRPADFIPPPPTMADVRHESSQTTHFSVVDAEGNAVAVTTTLNNNFGSDVTAEKLGFLLNDEMDDFASKQGVPNMYGLIQGPANSIAPGKRPLSAMTPTIVLKDGRVAMVLGSPGGGRIITTVANIFLSVADQGMNVQAAVDAPRFHHQYLPDVLSLEPGFTDSTVEGLRALGYHVNVAKGHWSDGECIAVDPATGDLEGGQDHRHSFGKAAGY; encoded by the coding sequence ATGACTCACCGCCTCCTCTGCTTTTCTGCCGCGCTAAGCCTTTCTGCCTGCTTCAATCTGACGGCGCAACAGGTCGTTAATCCGTCGCTGGCGATTCAAAATGAAACTCCTGCCCGGACGAAGCATGCCATGGTCGTCAGCATTCATTATCTCGCGACCGATGCCGGGGTTGAGGTCTTGAAGGAAGGCGGTAATGCGGTGGATGCGGCCGTGGCTACGGGGTTCGCGCTGGCGGTGGTGCATCCGGCGGCGGGGAATATTGGCGGTGGCGGGTTTATGCTGATCCACTTTCATGCTGGGCCGCACGCGGGCAAGTCGACTTTTATCGATTACCGCGAGAAGGCTCCGCAGGCTGCCTCGGCCAACATGTATCTCGATGACAAAGGCAACATCATTCCGAATGCGAGCCTGGTGGGATTTAAGGCCAGCGGCGTTCCCGGATCGGTTGCGGGGATGGCATATGCGGAGAAAAGGTATGGGAAGCTTACGCTGGCCAAGGTTATGGCGCCTGCGATTCGTCTCGCTGCTGCTGGATTTGTGCTGAGCGAAGAGGAAGCCAAGGAACTGCGCGACTCCGATCTGGCGCGGTTCCCGGAGACGAAGCATATTTTCCAGCGCGACGGGAGTTACTATCAGCCGGGAGACACCTTCAAACAACCGGAGTTGGCGGAAACGCTGCGACGCATCGCGAAGGATCCCGATGATTTTTATCACGGGAAGATTGCTAAACAGCTTGCAGCCGATGTACAGAAGGGTGACGGGCTGATCACGGAAAAAGATCTTGCCTCGTATGAAGTGAAAGAGCGGGAGCCGCTGCTGGGCACGTATAAGGACTATACGATTGTGGCAGCGCCGCCGCCGTCGTCTGGAGGCGTGGTGCTGATCGAGGCGCTGAACATTCTTGAGGGCTACAACCTGGGTCGTCTCGGCGACCGCACGCTGCCGGAGATTCACCTGATCACGGAAGCTTATCGGCGTGCGTACATGGACCGTACTGACTATCTCGGCGATCCGGACTATGTGAAGATTCCCGTCGAGCAACTGACAGACAAGAAGTATGCGGCGGCCTGGCGGGCCAGCATTCAGCAGGAACAGGCTACGGCATCCGCAAGCCTGAAGCGCCCCGCTGACTTTATTCCTCCTCCGCCGACAATGGCCGATGTGCGGCACGAATCATCGCAGACGACGCACTTTTCGGTGGTCGATGCCGAGGGCAATGCTGTTGCAGTGACAACGACACTGAATAACAACTTTGGCTCGGATGTTACGGCGGAGAAGCTTGGCTTCCTGCTCAACGATGAGATGGACGACTTTGCCTCGAAGCAAGGCGTGCCGAATATGTATGGGCTGATTCAAGGGCCGGCGAACTCGATTGCTCCGGGCAAGCGGCCGCTGTCAGCCATGACGCCGACGATTGTGCTGAAAGACGGCAGGGTTGCGATGGTGCTGGGTTCGCCGGGGGGCGGCCGCATTATTACGACGGTCGCCAACATTTTCCTGAGCGTCGCGGATCAGGGAATGAATGTTCAGGCGGCTGTCGATGCGCCACGATTCCACCATCAGTATCTGCCGGACGTGCTGTCTCTGGAACCCGGATTCACTGATTCGACCGTTGAGGGACTGCGTGCGCTTGGTTATCACGTGAACGTTGCGAAAGGCCATTGGAGCGACGGCGAGTGTATTGCCGTGGATCCGGCGACGGGCGATCTGGAGGGAGGGCAGGATCATCGCCACAGCTTTGGAAAAGCTGCGGGATATTAG
- the ispE gene encoding 4-(cytidine 5'-diphospho)-2-C-methyl-D-erythritol kinase gives MSTRVRSFSKINLGLAIGPSRPDGFHALTTLYQTLAAHDLLTVEANKTKAGKGSITLTTNDERVPTDERNTVWKMLDRALPALKAPAEVHVHIEKRLPVQGGLGAGSANAVAALIGLEHELNQELSGGDRLKIAAEVGSDVPLFLLGGAILGVGRGEEVYPMPDLPETHCVVALPNVGVSTPQAFRDWDSRHAEGLTREDSSDRLKELSRALSACLCEPHSSGVFSLGEDRPGNPLLALVRTGIENDFEGVVFRQHPSLGDIKRILVCSDQPEQAALYAALSGSGSAVFGLYEAESAAKAAEERLSASGIASMRTKTLPREAYWRTMIEDSHTKGSVGL, from the coding sequence ATGTCTACACGAGTTCGTTCCTTTTCAAAAATCAACCTCGGTCTGGCCATCGGTCCATCTCGCCCCGACGGTTTCCATGCGCTGACGACGCTCTATCAGACGCTCGCCGCCCACGATCTCCTGACCGTCGAAGCCAACAAAACAAAGGCCGGCAAAGGCAGCATCACCCTGACCACAAATGACGAACGCGTCCCCACCGACGAGCGAAACACCGTCTGGAAGATGCTCGACCGCGCCCTGCCTGCCCTTAAAGCCCCCGCCGAAGTCCACGTCCACATAGAAAAACGCCTACCGGTCCAGGGCGGCCTGGGAGCAGGCTCTGCCAACGCCGTAGCCGCGCTGATCGGCCTAGAACACGAGCTGAATCAAGAACTTTCCGGTGGAGATCGCCTGAAAATCGCAGCCGAAGTAGGCTCAGATGTCCCGCTCTTCCTCCTAGGCGGTGCCATTCTCGGCGTGGGACGCGGCGAAGAAGTCTATCCCATGCCCGACCTGCCCGAAACCCACTGCGTCGTGGCTCTCCCAAATGTCGGCGTTTCGACGCCGCAGGCATTCCGCGACTGGGATTCCCGCCACGCAGAAGGTTTGACCCGCGAGGATTCCTCCGATAGACTGAAAGAGTTGAGTCGAGCTCTCTCTGCGTGTCTTTGCGAGCCGCACTCCTCCGGTGTCTTCTCCTTGGGAGAAGACCGGCCCGGGAATCCACTTCTCGCGCTTGTCCGAACCGGGATCGAAAACGACTTCGAAGGGGTCGTCTTTCGTCAGCATCCCTCACTCGGCGACATCAAGCGCATCTTAGTGTGTTCGGACCAGCCGGAGCAGGCGGCTCTTTACGCTGCGCTCTCAGGTTCCGGGTCGGCCGTCTTCGGCCTCTACGAAGCCGAATCCGCAGCAAAGGCAGCAGAAGAGCGGTTATCTGCCAGCGGTATCGCGTCCATGCGGACAAAAACCTTGCCCCGCGAAGCATACTGGCGCACGATGATAGAAGACTCACACACAAAAGGTAGCGTCGGGCTTTAG
- a CDS encoding ribose-phosphate diphosphokinase, protein MKTEVATEIFVPEMVTDGRGKPMPERKRHQKLAEDRRFKIFSGTANRALSEEICKHIGVPLGETKTQRFADGEIYFQLLENVRGVDVFIVQPTCNPVDQHLVELLIMIDALKRASAGRITTVVPYYGYARQDRKDRPRVAISSKLVADLLTTAGANRALFMDLHAAQIQGFFNIPVDHLFASPVMVSYFKELNLPNLVVVSPDAGGVERARFFATKMGVPLAIVDKRRTDINVTEVMHVIGDVKGSTCLIIDDIIDTAGTLVKTVDALLEKGATKVYAGASHAVLSGPAVERIAKSRLVEVVVTDSIPLSEEAQALPKIKVRSIAGLLGAAIESIHMETSVSTLFS, encoded by the coding sequence ATGAAGACGGAAGTAGCGACGGAAATATTTGTGCCAGAAATGGTGACCGACGGGCGCGGCAAGCCCATGCCCGAACGCAAACGGCACCAGAAACTGGCCGAGGACAGGCGTTTCAAGATTTTCTCCGGCACGGCAAATCGTGCGCTGTCCGAAGAGATCTGCAAGCACATCGGCGTGCCGCTGGGGGAAACCAAGACGCAGCGTTTTGCCGATGGCGAAATTTACTTTCAGCTGCTTGAAAACGTTCGCGGAGTCGACGTTTTCATCGTGCAGCCGACCTGCAATCCGGTAGATCAGCACCTCGTCGAGTTGCTGATCATGATTGACGCGCTGAAGCGCGCATCCGCCGGCAGGATCACTACCGTCGTTCCGTACTACGGCTATGCGCGGCAGGACAGAAAAGACCGTCCGCGCGTCGCGATATCGTCCAAGCTGGTCGCAGATCTGCTGACCACCGCGGGCGCCAATCGCGCATTGTTCATGGATTTGCACGCGGCACAGATTCAGGGGTTCTTCAACATCCCGGTGGACCACTTGTTCGCAAGCCCGGTGATGGTGAGCTACTTCAAGGAGCTGAACCTCCCGAATCTGGTCGTGGTATCACCCGATGCGGGAGGCGTGGAACGCGCGCGCTTCTTCGCAACGAAAATGGGAGTCCCTCTGGCGATCGTCGACAAGCGCCGGACGGACATCAACGTGACGGAAGTGATGCACGTCATCGGCGATGTGAAGGGCAGTACCTGCCTCATCATCGACGACATCATCGACACCGCCGGCACGCTGGTCAAAACAGTCGACGCGCTGCTCGAAAAGGGCGCGACCAAAGTTTACGCCGGGGCATCGCATGCGGTGCTCTCCGGTCCGGCAGTAGAGCGCATCGCGAAGTCGAGATTGGTGGAAGTGGTCGTAACCGACTCCATCCCGCTGAGCGAAGAAGCGCAGGCGCTGCCAAAGATTAAGGTGCGGTCGATTGCTGGCCTCTTGGGCGCGGCCATCGAAAGCATCCACATGGAGACGAGCGTCAGCACGCTGTTCAGCTGA
- a CDS encoding 50S ribosomal protein L25, translating into MITQEVVAATPREGKFNKNAARRVRVSGKIPAVVYGANEPSVAVEVDPKQILRILHSESGHNSIFDLEVGDAKAKAMIVDWQYEPIKGSLMHIDLKRIALDKAIRVEVPIHLVGVPVGVKTQGGILDQVLREVEIECLPTDIPSHIDVDVSELAFGNVLRVSDLPHGGKLKFLTDENSTVAHVVSIKEEVVATPDAVAVAAATPAEPEVVKKGKQETAEAAAPAKK; encoded by the coding sequence ATGATTACTCAGGAAGTCGTAGCAGCCACACCCCGCGAGGGCAAGTTCAACAAGAACGCAGCGCGCCGCGTGCGTGTCAGCGGCAAAATTCCCGCCGTAGTCTATGGCGCGAATGAGCCCTCCGTCGCCGTCGAAGTCGATCCCAAGCAGATCCTCCGCATTCTGCACTCGGAATCAGGACACAACTCGATCTTCGATCTCGAAGTCGGCGACGCGAAGGCCAAGGCGATGATCGTTGACTGGCAGTACGAGCCGATCAAGGGATCGCTCATGCACATCGACCTCAAGCGCATCGCCCTCGACAAGGCCATCCGCGTCGAAGTGCCGATCCACCTTGTAGGTGTTCCGGTTGGCGTGAAGACGCAGGGCGGCATCCTCGATCAGGTGCTGCGCGAAGTGGAAATCGAGTGCCTCCCGACTGACATCCCCAGTCACATCGACGTCGATGTTTCCGAACTCGCCTTTGGCAACGTTCTGCGCGTCTCCGATCTGCCCCACGGCGGCAAGCTCAAGTTCCTGACCGACGAGAACAGCACCGTTGCGCACGTTGTTTCCATCAAGGAAGAAGTAGTTGCAACGCCGGATGCTGTGGCGGTTGCGGCTGCTACTCCGGCTGAGCCGGAAGTAGTCAAGAAGGGTAAGCAAGAGACAGCCGAGGCTGCGGCTCCGGCCAAGAAGTAG
- the pth gene encoding aminoacyl-tRNA hydrolase encodes MAEETNRGVFLVVGLGNPGIEYQFTPHNAGFLAVDRIADDYGVQITNRRSKAATATIRMAGREVVLAKPETYMNLSGLSVEALVNEFEADPERDLVILYDELALPLGTLRVRTGGSDGGHNGAKSINGALRTQEWVRIRIGVGPEPGELSHRRGKDYLLTPMRKADLAELDPVLDKAAKAVEMILSQGIKAAMNEFNRRDQNGPAEG; translated from the coding sequence TTGGCAGAAGAAACAAATCGCGGCGTGTTCCTGGTCGTCGGTCTCGGCAATCCCGGAATCGAATACCAGTTCACGCCGCACAATGCGGGTTTTCTTGCTGTAGATCGAATTGCTGACGACTACGGCGTACAGATCACGAACCGCCGCTCGAAAGCAGCGACGGCAACGATCCGCATGGCAGGCCGCGAAGTGGTTCTGGCCAAGCCCGAAACGTACATGAACCTCAGCGGGCTTTCCGTGGAGGCTCTTGTAAATGAATTCGAGGCCGACCCGGAACGCGACCTGGTGATTTTGTACGACGAGCTGGCCCTGCCGCTGGGCACGCTCCGCGTCAGAACAGGCGGCAGCGACGGCGGCCATAACGGAGCGAAGTCGATCAATGGCGCGCTGCGGACACAGGAATGGGTACGCATCCGGATCGGCGTAGGACCCGAGCCAGGCGAGTTGAGCCACCGGCGCGGAAAAGATTATCTGCTGACGCCGATGCGCAAGGCAGATCTGGCCGAACTTGATCCGGTATTGGACAAGGCGGCCAAAGCAGTCGAGATGATCCTGTCGCAGGGCATTAAGGCTGCCATGAACGAATTCAACCGCCGCGACCAAAACGGCCCGGCGGAAGGGTAG
- the rpsF gene encoding 30S ribosomal protein S6, translating to MERFYEVMFIVRPDTQDEEVDKLIAGFEATVTNGRGAVRSTEKLGRRKLAYTVRKFNEGNYILMTIDADGPLVHELERRLRVSEPVIKFITVRMDEEQKRLDKVRAIRATRKKLSAQPVAAPVESAEPHVEATPASA from the coding sequence ATGGAACGTTTTTACGAAGTAATGTTTATCGTTCGTCCCGACACACAGGACGAAGAAGTCGACAAGCTGATCGCTGGCTTTGAAGCCACCGTGACCAACGGCAGGGGCGCCGTCCGTTCCACTGAAAAGCTGGGACGCCGTAAGCTCGCCTACACTGTCCGCAAGTTCAACGAAGGCAACTATATCCTCATGACCATCGACGCCGATGGCCCACTGGTCCATGAGCTTGAGCGCCGTCTGCGCGTCTCCGAGCCGGTCATCAAGTTCATCACCGTGCGCATGGACGAGGAGCAGAAGCGCCTCGACAAGGTCAGGGCCATCCGCGCCACGCGCAAGAAGCTCAGCGCCCAGCCCGTTGCCGCTCCCGTCGAGAGCGCCGAGCCCCACGTCGAAGCGACCCCCGCAAGCGCATAA
- the rpsR gene encoding 30S ribosomal protein S18 — translation MADETTTKAPEGAAPTSGPGGLGGPRGPRSGGPGGPGGRKFFRRKKVCKFCTEKIDAIPYRDVRLLQGFVAERGKIVPRRLTGVCTTHQRRLTKAIKQARNIALLPFAARY, via the coding sequence ATGGCTGACGAAACAACAACGAAGGCGCCCGAAGGCGCAGCTCCCACAAGTGGCCCCGGCGGCCTTGGTGGCCCGCGCGGTCCCCGCAGCGGTGGCCCCGGCGGTCCTGGCGGACGCAAGTTCTTCCGCCGCAAGAAGGTCTGCAAGTTCTGCACGGAAAAGATCGACGCGATCCCGTACCGCGACGTACGCTTGCTGCAGGGCTTTGTGGCCGAGCGCGGCAAGATCGTTCCCCGCCGGCTGACGGGCGTCTGCACCACGCACCAGCGCCGTCTGACGAAGGCGATCAAGCAGGCCCGCAACATTGCCCTGCTGCCCTTCGCCGCCAGGTATTAA
- the rplI gene encoding 50S ribosomal protein L9 has protein sequence MEVILKEDVNNLGHRGDVVKVADGYGRNYLLPKKLAMEANAANKAVIEQMKASAVRRSAKEKGEAEQLLTQLNDVALVFERKVGENDHLFGSVTSADIAHGLETKGFNIDRRKVHLDEPLKSLGEFLIPVKLHREVTAHIKVTVKAEEAAAE, from the coding sequence ATGGAAGTCATTCTGAAAGAAGACGTAAACAACCTGGGCCACCGCGGCGACGTGGTGAAGGTGGCCGACGGCTACGGCCGCAACTACCTTCTGCCTAAAAAGCTTGCCATGGAAGCGAACGCCGCCAACAAGGCCGTCATCGAGCAGATGAAGGCATCGGCTGTCCGCCGCTCGGCGAAGGAAAAGGGCGAAGCCGAACAGCTTCTCACCCAGCTCAACGACGTTGCTCTCGTATTCGAGCGCAAGGTAGGCGAGAACGACCACCTCTTCGGCTCGGTTACCTCCGCCGACATCGCCCATGGACTCGAAACCAAGGGCTTCAACATCGACCGCCGCAAGGTCCACCTCGACGAGCCCCTGAAGTCTCTCGGCGAGTTCCTCATCCCCGTCAAGCTGCACCGCGAAGTCACCGCCCACATCAAGGTGACTGTAAAGGCCGAAGAAGCCGCCGCCGAGTAG
- a CDS encoding DUF6036 family nucleotidyltransferase encodes MLPKDLKDLLLAFNDQHVRYLIVGGYAFGVHAEPRATKDLDIFISPDADNSESVFRALMQYGAPLQGLSPQDFSDGSTFQIGQPPARIDLLQHIDGITFEEAWSHRIEGMIDGDIPAAVISRDDLIRNKLARGREQDMLDVKRLRE; translated from the coding sequence ATGCTGCCCAAAGACCTCAAAGATCTCTTACTCGCGTTCAACGACCAGCACGTTAGATATCTGATCGTCGGCGGTTACGCATTCGGTGTCCACGCTGAGCCGCGAGCCACGAAGGATCTGGACATCTTCATCAGCCCCGACGCAGACAACAGCGAATCCGTATTCCGCGCGCTCATGCAATATGGCGCTCCGCTTCAGGGCCTAAGCCCTCAAGATTTCTCGGACGGTAGCACCTTCCAGATCGGCCAGCCCCCTGCAAGGATCGATCTTCTCCAACATATCGACGGCATCACATTCGAAGAGGCATGGTCCCATCGCATCGAGGGGATGATCGACGGAGATATCCCGGCCGCTGTCATCTCCCGGGATGACCTCATCCGAAACAAGCTGGCCAGGGGTAGAGAGCAGGATATGCTCGACGTGAAGAGGCTTCGAGAATAG